A single Jaculus jaculus isolate mJacJac1 unplaced genomic scaffold, mJacJac1.mat.Y.cur u25, whole genome shotgun sequence DNA region contains:
- the LOC101596405 gene encoding vomeronasal type-2 receptor 116-like: MRLSVCIVTGKMTGNPGLAMIIFLIVYSDKGRHVVVGYYRYETTMRQHSKWYDADESEDCAWDCGGVQDRAQDGNGTEGSGVWDGAQNGGGALWDEVQVSDSDGARDRAQDGRRVQQIIPLEASSMMINVFLFSVPVKKYQYILTMIFVTEEINRNPKLIPNKSINFYFIPSKCDDSWAMISYVTSTEDKKSTVPNYSCEIIECGVLFSGPSWAASSKLGTLMSIFNVGQIHYGPFHPLLSDHIQYPYLYQIAPKDTRLPFAIISLMLHFNWTWMGLVISDDDQGIQFLSDFREKMQGHELCLDFVNVIPINMKLYITRAEKYYEQIVTSLTNVVIIYGEMNSTLEVGFKRWAYLGIHRIWITNSQWDVITNTRRDFILDSFYGAFTFSHHHHEIPNLKKFIQTMNTSQYPIDISVLRSEWMYFNCLYIESQCRRQRKCSPNTSLEWYASQGFDIAMNDENYNLYNAVYAWAYAYHEMYYEQVDVHPIISLCILDCSKFYHNLKNVQFINPAGDLVNINDKIKYEADYDIFHISNFPQGLGIKLKLGQFSSYGSLSQQLHLSDEAIEWATGGRQIPSSVCSETCRPGFRKFRQEGKAACCFDCFPCPENEISNQTDMDQCVKCPITQYASIQKTHCLQKSVTFLSYEDPLGMTLTCLALCFSVLTALILGVFVKYQDTPIVKANNRTNSYILLIALKFCFLCPLLFIGHPNNTNCILQEITFAILFTVAVSTVLTKTITVVLAFRVTAPGKKMRVLLVSGAPNFIIPICTLIQLVLCGFWLGTYPPFVDTDPHLEDGNIIIVCKKGSDTAFYCVLGYLGSLAIGSFIVAFMARNLPDTFNEAKFLTFSMLVFCSVWVTFLPVYHSSKGKAIVTIEVFAILASTAGLLGCIFFPKCYIILIRPSKNSLKMTKKKHIFQPIVF, encoded by the exons ATGAGGCTTAGTGTCTGCATTGTTACTGGGAAAATGACTGGGAATCCTGGACTTGCCATGATTATTTTCCTTATTGTGTACTCAGACAAAGGGAGACATGTTGTTGTGGGATATTACAGGTATGAAACTACAATGAGACAACACAGTAAATGGTATGATGCTGATGAAAGTGAG GACTGTGCGTGGGACTGCGGTGGGGTGCAGGACAGGGCACAGGATGGCAATGGGACGGAAGGCAGCGGGGTGTGGGACGGAGCGCAAAATGGCGGTGGGGCACTGTGGGACGAGGTGCAGGTCAGTGACAGTGACGGGGCACGGGATAGGGCACAGGATGGCAGAAGGGTGCAACAG ATTATCCCACTTGAAGCCTCATCCATGATGATTAATGTGTTTCTTTTCAGTGTGCCTGTCAAAAAATATCAATACATTCTGACAATGATTTTTGTCACTGAGGAGATCAACAGAAATCCCAAACTTATACCCAACAAGTCCATTAATTTTTACTTCATTCCTTCCAAGTGTGATGATTCATGGGCTATGATATCTTACGTAACTTCCACAGAAGATAAAAAGAGCACTGTTCCTAATTATAGCTGTGAAATAATTGAATGTGGTGTGTTATTTTCAGGACCATCATGGGCAGCAAGTAGCAAACTTGGGACATTGATGTCAATCTTTAATGTAGGACAG ATTCACTATGGCCCATTTCATCCTCTTCTGAGTGACCATATACAGTATCCTTATTTGTATCAGATTGCCCCCAAGGACACAAGGCTGCCTTTTGCCATCATCTCATTAATGCTTCATTTCAACTGGACCTGGATGGGGCTGGTCATCTCTGATGATGACCAAGGTATTCAATTTctctcagacttcagagaaaagATGCAAGGACATGAACTGTGCTTAGACTTTGTGAATGTGATCCCAATAAACATGAAGTTATATATTACAAGGGCTGAGAAATATTATGAACAAATTGTGACATCATTGACAAATGTTGTGATCATTTATGGTGAAATGAATTCTACACTGGAAGTGGGCTTTAAAAGATGGGCATATTTAGGCATCCATAGGATCTGGATCACCAACTCACAGTGGGATGTCATCACAAATACGAGAAGAGACTTCATTCTTGACTCATTCTATGGAGCTTTTACATTTTCTCATCACCATCATGAGATTCCCAatctaaaaaaatttattcagaCAATGAACACTTCCCAATATCCAATAGACATTTCTGTGTTGAGATCAGAATGGATGTACTTTAATTGTTTGTACATTGAATCTCAATGtagaagacagagaaagtgtTCACCTAACACCTCATTAGAATGGTATGCAAGTCAAGGATTTGACATAGCCATGAATGATGAGAATTACAATCTATATAATGCTGTGTATGCTTGGGCATATGCCTACCATGAAATGTATTATGAACAGGTAGATGTTCACCCAATAATCAGTCTATGCATACTTGACTGCTCGAAG TTTTACCACAATCTGAAGAATGTGCAATTTATCAACCCTGCTGGAGACCTAGTGAAtattaatgataaaataaaatatgaggcaGACTATGATATTTTCCACATTTCAAATTTTCCACAAGGTCTTGGAATAAAGCTGAAACTAGGACAGTTTTCTTCATATGGTTCCCTCAGTCAACAATTGCATTTGTCTGATGAGGCAATAGAGTGGGCCACTGGGGGTAGGCAG ATTCcctcctctgtgtgcagtgagacTTGCAGGCCTGGTTTCAGGAAGTTCAGACAGGAGGGAAAGGCAGCCTGCTGTTTTGATTGTTTCCCCTGCCCAGAAAATGAGATTTCTAACCAAACGG ATATGGATCAGTGTGTGAAATGCCCAATCACTCAGTATGCCAGCATACAGAAAACTCACTGTCTCCAAAAATCTGTGACATTTCTGTCTTATGAAGACCCTTTGGGGATGACTCTGACTTGCTTGGCCCTGTGCTTCTCTGTACTCACTGCTCTTATTCTTGGGGTTTTTGTTAAGTACCAGGACACACCAattgtgaaggccaataatcGCACAAACAGCTACATCCTGCTTATCGCACTCAAGTTCTGTTTTCTCTGTCCATTACTTTTCATTGGACATCCCAACAACACCAATTGCATTCTGCAGGAGATCACATTTGCAATTCTTTTCACTGTGGCTGTGTCCACTGTCTTGACCAAAACAATTACTGTGGTTCTGGCTTTCAGAGTCACTGCTCCAGGAAAAAAGATGAGGGTGTTGCTGGTATCAGGAGCACCTAACTTCATCATTCCCATATGTACTTTGATCCAACTTGTTCTCTGTGGATTCTGGCTGGGAACATACCCTCCATTTGTTGACACTGATCCACATTTGGAAGATGGCAATATCATCATTGTGTGCAAGAAAGGCTCAGACACTGCCTTCTACTGTGTCCTGGGatacctgggttccttggctatAGGGAGCTTCATTGTGGCTTTCATGGCCAGAAACCTTCCTGATACATTCAACGAAGCCAAATTCTTGACTttcagcatgctggtgttctgcagtgtgtgggtcacATTCCTCCCTGTCTACCATAGCAGCAAGGGGAAGGCCATAGTGACCATAGAGGTCTTTGCTATCTTGGCCTCCACTGCAGGGTTGCTAGGTTGCATCTTTTTCCCAAAGTGCTACATCATTCTGATAAGACCCAGTAAAAACTCTCTAAAGATGacaaagaaaaaacatattttccaaccaattgttttttaa